One segment of Castanea sativa cultivar Marrone di Chiusa Pesio chromosome 3, ASM4071231v1 DNA contains the following:
- the LOC142627044 gene encoding sufE-like protein 2, chloroplastic isoform X1 translates to MVSVPTTTTPLSLSSSSFLFGFSSVKFSQRTRLKFIDNVSERKFTFAPLKCIRVSGFDSCSALTATEAPLAPSSELVSDKLHRLATEFRALHEPIDRVKRLLHYAAILPPADESRTRAPENRVTGCTTQVWVEAELDESGRVRFRADSDSEISKGFCSCLIYVLDGADPEEVAMVKADDLSDLNVGLHGKSHSRVNTWHNVLVAMQKRTKALLPQQPQIPQDGKSWMSI, encoded by the exons atggtCTCTgttccaacaacaacaacaccactttctctttcttcttcttcttttttgtttggttttagtTCCGTGAAATTTTCACAGCGAACTAGGTTGAAGTTTATAGACAACGTGAGCGAGAGAAAATTCACGTTCGCGCCTTTGAAGTGCATTCGCGTATCGGGTTTCGATTCGTGCTCCGCCTTGACGGCGACGGAGGCTCCGCTAGCTCCGTCGTCGGAGCTCGTGTCCGACAAGCTCCACCGCCTGGCGACGGAGTTCAGGGCCCTGCACGAGCCAATCGACCGGGTGAAGCGGCTGCTGCACTACGCCGCGATTCTTCCTCCGGCCGACGAGTCAAGGACTCGGGCTCCGGAGAACCGGGTCACGGGGTGCACGACCCAGGTGTGGGTGGAGGCCGAGTTGGACGAGTCGGGTCGGGTTCGGTTCCGGGCCGACAGCGACTCGGAGATTTCCAAAGGGTTCTGCTCGTGCTTGATTTACGTGCTGGACGGTGCGGATCCGGAGGAAGTGGCTATGGTCAAGGCTGACGACTTGTCGGACTTGAACGTTGGCTTGCACGGCAAGTCGCATTCTAGAGTAAACACGTGGCACAATGTCCTCGTTGCTATGCAAAAGAGGACCAAGGCTTTGCTCCCACAACAACCTCAG ATACCACAGGATGGCAAAAGCTGGATGTCAATTTAG
- the LOC142627044 gene encoding sufE-like protein 2, chloroplastic isoform X2, protein MVSVPTTTTPLSLSSSSFLFGFSSVKFSQRTRLKFIDNVSERKFTFAPLKCIRVSGFDSCSALTATEAPLAPSSELVSDKLHRLATEFRALHEPIDRVKRLLHYAAILPPADESRTRAPENRVTGCTTQVWVEAELDESGRVRFRADSDSEISKGFCSCLIYVLDGADPEEVAMVKADDLSDLNVGLHGKSHSRVNTWHNVLVAMQKRTKALLPQQPQSCKGY, encoded by the exons atggtCTCTgttccaacaacaacaacaccactttctctttcttcttcttcttttttgtttggttttagtTCCGTGAAATTTTCACAGCGAACTAGGTTGAAGTTTATAGACAACGTGAGCGAGAGAAAATTCACGTTCGCGCCTTTGAAGTGCATTCGCGTATCGGGTTTCGATTCGTGCTCCGCCTTGACGGCGACGGAGGCTCCGCTAGCTCCGTCGTCGGAGCTCGTGTCCGACAAGCTCCACCGCCTGGCGACGGAGTTCAGGGCCCTGCACGAGCCAATCGACCGGGTGAAGCGGCTGCTGCACTACGCCGCGATTCTTCCTCCGGCCGACGAGTCAAGGACTCGGGCTCCGGAGAACCGGGTCACGGGGTGCACGACCCAGGTGTGGGTGGAGGCCGAGTTGGACGAGTCGGGTCGGGTTCGGTTCCGGGCCGACAGCGACTCGGAGATTTCCAAAGGGTTCTGCTCGTGCTTGATTTACGTGCTGGACGGTGCGGATCCGGAGGAAGTGGCTATGGTCAAGGCTGACGACTTGTCGGACTTGAACGTTGGCTTGCACGGCAAGTCGCATTCTAGAGTAAACACGTGGCACAATGTCCTCGTTGCTATGCAAAAGAGGACCAAGGCTTTGCTCCCACAACAACCTCAG AGTTGCAAGGGGTATTAA